AGGACAATTGAACCGGCGCCGATCCGACAGTTGGTTCCGATGTGGATCGGCAGGTTGTATTGCATTTCCTTGGCCCGCAGTTCTGGAGCCACCGGGTGGGTTCCGGTGGCTAAAATGACGTTGGGGCCAAACATGGTCCGGTCGCCAACGTAAACGGCGGTATCGTCGACCATCGTCAGGTTGTAATTAGCGTAAATGTAGTCGCCAAAGTGGGCAAATTTAGCCCCGAAGTTGGCGTGCAGGGGTGGCTCGATGTAGGTGTGTTCACCAATTTCGGCAAACATCTTTTGCAAGAGCTCCTGGCGTTTTTTCCCTTCGGACGGGCGGGTTTGGTTGAAGTCGTACTGGAGTTCTTGAGCGGCCAATTGGGCCTTAGCGATATCCGGATCGCTTGGCAAGTAGAGGTCCCCACCGTGTTGAAGATCTTGGGCTTTCATAACAAAATCCTTTCGGTTAATTTTGTTCATTATACTGGATGGTAACGAAACTATGCAAGCGCCTTCACGGGTTGGTATAATGAGCAAAAGAAATTAAATTTGGAGGGTGAATTATGAGTGAAGAAGTCAAGATTGATGCCAAACGGGTACAAGCCATTACCAACATGGGCCAAGCTTACGATGACGTCGATCCCCTGGTGGAAGCCGCCCGTAACCACGCAATTAAAGAGTGCCGCCGTTACAATTTCTTGGTCAACTCCCAAAACAAGTACGATTATTCGATCCTGAAGGGCCTCTTCAACAAGATGGGGGAGGAAAATTATATCGAACCCAACTTCATGTGCGAATTAGGCCTGAACATTTCGCTGGGGAGCAATATTTACATTAACCACAACATGGTGATTTTAGATTGCAACGAGGTCACGATCGGAGACCACGTTTACATCGGCCCCAAGGTCGGGCTGTACTGTGCCAACCACGCCGAAGACCCGGTGGAACGGGCGAACCACCAAGTGTACGCCAAGCCCATCCACATAAGCGATAGCGTCTTGCCCGGGGTGACGATCGGCGAGAACTCGATTATCGGCGCCGGCAGTGTCGTCACCAAGGACATCCCCGCTAACGTAATTGCGGCCGGCAACCCCTGCCGGGTCATCCGCGGGATTCAGAAAAAAGGCTAACACCTTAAACGAACTCAGTTTGAATGCCTAGCTAATCGAATAAAGCCTCTCTCCGAACTTCATCGGGGAGGGGCTTTTTAGTGCGGTTAAAGATCTTAATCATCCGGCAAGTTTTTCAAATAGCGTTGGCGGAATTCTTGGTTGCCACCCCAGAAAGGTTTAACACGCCTGGTCGAGAGCTTCTTGATACTTTCGAGTCGGTCGCGTTCTGCTTGCCAGACCTGCTCTTGCTCAACGGTACCGGGGGTTAGGCTAACCATCTCGTCAAGGAGCCGGTCTTGTTGCGTAGCATCATCTGTTAAATAATAACGCATTAGTAACCCAATAAACTTAGTATTGCTCTCTGGCTGGAGCGGTAAAACTAAGAAGTCCTGTGTTTCAAACGCTCCCATCGCCTCGTTAGCCGCAATTAAGGCGGTCCTCTTGTTACCATCCTGGAATGGTTGCATTTTAGCTAAATCGGCGAAAACTCGCCAACCATCTTTGGTGGTGTATTCAGAGGTGTCGAAACGGTCGATCATTTCTTGGAGAATCCCCTCAGTAACAATTTCGGGCAGGGTGTAGGAGTCGCCTATTAGGAGAGTAGGAACGTTCCGCAATCATGTGGACATTGTCCTCTTCGTTATACATGTAATTCCGCAAATGGCCAGGAAGCGTGGGGGCTTCGATGGGACTATTGGTGAACTGTTGATTGATTGCAATGATTCCTTGGACGGTAAAACCAGTGCTGATAATTGCATTAACGCCGTTTTGGATATCCTTAAATAAATCTTGGCCTGTCCTTTAAATACGAAAGATCCTTCGTTGATAATGCAGATTTAGTACTAGTTAAGGTACTACCGTAATTATTTAGCGAACCAGTTGACGCAATGAAAAAGGAAAATTTATTGATGTCAATCTTCATGGGGCACGCTCCCAAAAAAATAGTAATACGAAGCCGTTGCTTTAAATTATATCATCAACGGTCGTCGCAGTTAGTTATCTGCCTGGTTAAAGTGCTTCACCCTTTTTATTAAAGAGGGGAAGGGGCTTTAAGTAGGTGATGTCTGTCCGGTTGACGGCGTCTCCTTCGGTAAGGATGGCAGCCTGAGTAATAACGGTTGCCCCGCACTCCTTTAACAGCTGAGCGCCGGCTTTTAAAGAACCACCGGTTGAAATCACGTCATCGACTAGGATTACCCGTTGCCCCTTTAAAGCATGCGCATCCGCCCCGTCTAAGACCAATTGCTGCGGTTCACTAGTGGTGATGGCTTGAACGGTGGTCACGTAGGGGTTGTGCATGTAAGCCTTAACGCCCTTGCGGATCACGAAGTAGCGGGGATGCTTGGTTAAAAGGGCTAGTTCATGGGCCAGGGGGATTCCCTTGCTCTCCATTGTCACGAGCGCGTCAAAATCGGTGGGCAAGAGGGGGGCTAACAAGCGGGCAGCTTCGTGGGTCAATTCGGCGTCACCCAGGATGACAAAGGAGGCAATTTTGAGCTCAGAATTGAGGTCAATTAAGGGTAATTGGCGCTGCAATTTGCCAATTTGGAGGGGGTAATTTAACATTTTTCTCACCTTTTTGATAATCTTAACTTTCAACCAACATCTTACCATTGTTGTTCGTTAATTGATAGGGAGAAGGGGGTGGGAGAAGGTTATTAATTATAATAAGGTTCGTCCCGCCACGATTAACTAGTCTTAATAAAAACTTAATGAAAGCGATTGAAAAGAGCCAAAAAAGAGCGAAATGTTTTAAAATAAACTAAAAATACGGTAAATTAATATTAATCGATTGCGTGATTTTCCCGTTTTTCCTGGATGAAAAACTGGTTAACCATCAGCGAGGAAGTTACCGAAATCCGGATAATGACTTCAAAATTAATCATAATTTTCGAAGGAGGGGATGCTCTTGAAGTCAGCAGACTACCGCAACGCCCCAATGGAGAAAATGAGTTGGAATGTTTTCATTGGTGTTGTCTTAGGACAAATTGTTAGTAGCTATACCTTAGGGATCGTCGGGGTCGCCCTCGACCGGGTGCCCAGCTCCATGACCCTATCCAGTACTTGGTTAGGGCTCTTGGGGGCCGGGTCGTTAATCGGGCTGTTTGGTAGCCTCTTGGTGGGGCGCCTTGCCGACCGCTATGGGCGCCGGAAGTTTTTCATGGCCGATATGCTCGCCCTAACGCTTCTATCAGTGCTACAACTATTCACCACTAACTTAGCCGCCCTGTTAGTGATTCGAATCGCCCTTGGGATGGCAATTGCCGTTGAATACACGGTCGGCACCGCCCTATTGATGGAGTGGGTGCCCGCCAAACGTTACTTTCGTTACCAAACCTACCTGTTAGCATACTGGGCGATTGGTTACTTTGCCGCCTACCTAGTCGGGACCTTTACCACCGGGTTTGGCGACCGGACTTGGCAAGTGATCTTAGCCTCGTCGGCAATCGTCAGCACTTTGGCCGGGCTACAGCGCCTCGTGGTTCGTCAACCCGAGTCACCACGCTGGTTGGCCTCTAAGGGGCGGATTATCGAAGCAATTAACCTGGTGCACCGTTACGTCGGCGAAGATTACACGGTCCATCCGGCCCCGCAAGTCGAAGTAAAAAATGGCGCCTGGCGGATGCTGTTTAGCAAAAAATACCGGCGCCGGACCTTGGTCGGCGGGCTCTTTTACGCTTGCCAGACCCTCCCGTTCTTTGGGATCAGCATCTTCTTGCCCATCCTGATGGAAAATATGAACGTGACTAACCCCTTGGTCACCCAGTTGCTTTACTACGCCTTGATGATCGCCGGGGTCCTCGTGGGGATCGTCTTGAGTAACCACCTGCCGCGCCGTTATTTCTTGATTGGGACCTTCTTAGCCTCGGCGGCCTTCCTGCTGGTGCTCAGTATTTGGCACCAGGCCCCGTTAGCCTTAACGCTAATCTTGTTTAGCCTCTTTTCCTTGACGATTTCGGCCGCCTTGGTAATAGGACTACGCTTACCCAAACGAACTCTTTGACGCCAGCATCCGGACCTCCGGGGTTGGAATGTGCATTGCCATTAGTCGGATTGGGGCCGTGGCCGGGACCTTCATGTTGCCAATCATCAGCAACGCCTGGGGCAGCCAAGCGATCTTCATCATCTGCGGGACGGTCTTGTTAATCGGGGGGATTATCTGTTACCAATGGGCACCAGAAACTTCCTTGCGCTTTGCCAAGCACAACCGCAGCACCATTAACGAACCAAGCGGCTCCCGGGTAACTAGTAGTCGCTACTCGGACAGCACGATTGATTAAAGCACGGTTGACACCGGTTACAAAATTAGTTATGCTTAACCCATCAAATTAAAACCACTTTTTCCGACACCGGTTGGGAAAAGCTAGGCACCTATGATTAGCCGTAGGTATGACGGATTCCGTCTAAGGCTGATCATGGGTGCCTTTTTTCATAAAAGGAGGATTTAACATGACCCAAGTAACGATGTTAAGCGCAAGCCAGATTAGCCACCTCTTGGACATGCCAGCCGTGATTGACGCCGTGGCGGATGCGTATAAGGAAAAGGTGAACCATCCCGCAACGCTTTGGCCAATGGTTTATGAGCAACTCGGAGGTGAAGCGGACATGGACATCCGTTCCGGGGTGTTAGCTTCTAAGCACGTTTTTGGCAGCAA
The nucleotide sequence above comes from Limosilactobacillus fermentum. Encoded proteins:
- a CDS encoding phosphoribosyltransferase family protein, with protein sequence MLNYPLQIGKLQRQLPLIDLNSELKIASFVILGDAELTHEAARLLAPLLPTDFDALVTMESKGIPLAHELALLTKHPRYFVIRKGVKAYMHNPYVTTVQAITTSEPQQLVLDGADAHALKGQRVILVDDVISTGGSLKAGAQLLKECGATVITQAAILTEGDAVNRTDITYLKPLPLFNKKGEAL
- a CDS encoding sugar O-acetyltransferase — encoded protein: MKAQDLQHGGDLYLPSDPDIAKAQLAAQELQYDFNQTRPSEGKKRQELLQKMFAEIGEHTYIEPPLHANFGAKFAHFGDYIYANYNLTMVDDTAVYVGDRTMFGPNVILATGTHPVAPELRAKEMQYNLPIHIGTNCRIGAGSIVLPGVTIGDNTVVGAGSVVTKDLSVNVVAYGLPAKVIREINEHDRQYITTRAERLLRHTLISFTNEPCN
- a CDS encoding Fic family protein; translation: MIDRFDTSEYTTKDGWRVFADLAKMQPFQDGNKRTALIAANEAMGAFETQDFLVLPLQPESNTKFIGLLMRYYLTDDATQQDRLLDEMVSLTPGTVEQEQVWQAERDRLESIKKLSTRRVKPFWGGNQEFRQRYLKNLPDD
- a CDS encoding MFS transporter, which gives rise to MKSADYRNAPMEKMSWNVFIGVVLGQIVSSYTLGIVGVALDRVPSSMTLSSTWLGLLGAGSLIGLFGSLLVGRLADRYGRRKFFMADMLALTLLSVLQLFTTNLAALLVIRIALGMAIAVEYTVGTALLMEWVPAKRYFRYQTYLLAYWAIGYFAAYLVGTFTTGFGDRTWQVILASSAIVSTLAGLQRLVVRQPESPRWLASKGRIIEAINLVHRYVGEDYTVHPAPQVEVKNGAWRMLFSKKYRRRTLVGGLFYACQTLPFFGISIFLPILMENMNVTNPLVTQLLYYALMIAGVLVGIVLSNHLPRRYFLIGTFLASAAFLLVLSIWHQAPLALTLILFSLFSLTISAALVIGLRLPKRTL
- a CDS encoding sugar O-acetyltransferase, translated to MSEEVKIDAKRVQAITNMGQAYDDVDPLVEAARNHAIKECRRYNFLVNSQNKYDYSILKGLFNKMGEENYIEPNFMCELGLNISLGSNIYINHNMVILDCNEVTIGDHVYIGPKVGLYCANHAEDPVERANHQVYAKPIHISDSVLPGVTIGENSIIGAGSVVTKDIPANVIAAGNPCRVIRGIQKKG